CCAATTTCATTCCAGACAGCCATTCCCTCCATCGCTACCAGATATGGTTTAATAAGCCTTCTTTTTTCTTTATCCAAACATATCAATTTTTTATATAATTCTGATTTTATCAATTGTAAACTTTTATTTTTTTCCTCTGCTTTTGCCAGCCTATCCTGATCTGCAAACTCCGTCTTGCCGAATTCTTTGTATACAACCACTTCTCTCCAATCAAAATACATCTGTTTCGCTGCTTCCCCAGTCAAACCTACGAAACTTTCGGAGCTGTCTTCGTACTCCAGTCGGGATATCTGGCGGTTTATTTCATCAAAATCAAGCATTCTATTGTTCCAGGAAAAAGATGCCCCATAAATGATACCAGGTGTCGAAAATTCAGGATGGTTAATATGACCAAAATCCCCCCAATCGGTGTTCAGAACACCTAGTGCCTCATATTTGTGGGCATATGTACACATTCTCTTAATGTTTTCATAGCAGTTTTCATGGAGATTGATAAATTGATTCCACCCGCCTACACCGGGGCAGACATACTGAACCGCTCCTGCCTGGTAGAGTGCCTTTGTTTCCATTTCAGACTGCTCAGAGGAATATCCCCAATTCAAACAAATTACCTCTTTGGGCAATTCCTTAATAGCTTTCGGAAATCCTGCAATAACATCACCCCAGAACATAGGGCGGCTCCCAAGTTCTAACACATACTCGCAAAGCTTCTTTACATAAGCAATGTACATTTCTTGAATTCCAACCCTATCCGCAAGAGGCTTACTTTTGCCTTTCCCTAAGTCAAAGGTCTCATCTGCACAGATATTAAATTGCTTTGACCTGAATAATGGCAGGAATTCACCAATCAGTTTTTTGGAAAAAGCAAGACTTTCCTCATTAGACACATCCAGTGTATGATGTGCCATGCGGTTAAAGAAGGAGAACTCTTCCTGGTCTTCCTCTGGGCATTCACATAAGTGTTCATAACTTTTACTTCTTAACGCCTTATACAAATGTCCAAAGGTTGATAAAGAAGGTACCAGCTCAATGCCAAGTCTTGCACAATATGCATCCAGTTCGAGGATTTCTTCCCCGGTAAGCGGAGTATCATCCCGCCAGATTTCACTAAAATCCTGAAATAAATAACTATGCTCTACATAAAGCTGCAACTGATTAATTTTATAATAACTAAGCTTATCTGCCAGTTTCTTCAGACTTTCAAGACTCGGAACTCTACCCCTTGTTATGTCATGATAAACTCCGCGATTTAAAATAGCAGGATAGTCTCTTATTATACAATACGGAAGAACTCCACCCTTTTGAGAAACCATCTGTCTTAAGGTTTGAATTCCATAGAGTATACCCTTTTCACTTCCTCCAATAATCGAAACACCGTGTTCGTTGATGTTTAGAAGATATTCTTCTAAAGCCAACTCTTCATTCATACCTATTATTATATCCTGATTAGATTCTACTCCTCGAAACAACTTTAAAGAATACCCCAAATGTTTTTCTAAGTCTCTTTGAAGTAATTTTACATAATAGAATATCTTTTCTGAGTTCTCTGTCTTTATTACAATCTTACTTTTATAGGTCAGAATAAACTGATCTTCCTTTATGTCCATTTCTCTTGGCATTGGCAATATATACATAATAGCTCCCATCCGTGTGCTCTTAACATACTTAGATTACACCTGCACACATACATTATCAGGGCGACAATTGTTACACCCATTTTGCAACTATAAGAATCTGTTTATATTATTGTTATTTCCTCCTGATGCAGCAACCCCTCTCCATCGTGAAGATGTAACTGAAACACACTGCTTTCCATAACAAATTGCATGTTAGCATTCCAGCAAGAAAATGACTCTGCCTTTAGTTCAAGGGTACATTCCTTTGTCATACCTGCCGGTATCCATATCTTTTTGAAGGCCTTTAATTCCTTTACTCTCCGTACGGTATCAGAACACATTTGGCGAAGGTAAACCTGCAAAACACTATAGCCGTCCATTTTACCAGTATTAGTGGCACAGACATGTATCTTTATTCCCTGCTTCTCTATCCCGGTTTTTGAAAAGGTAAACTGTTTATTCGGTGCTGCTTTTGCTTTTTTCTTCTCATTTGCCCCTTCTACTCTTATGTTATGGTAGGAGAAATTTGTGTAACTCTTTCCATAACCAAAAGAATAGAGGGGTGTTTTTTCAACATCATAATAATCCATGGCACGATAGGAGGATTTATAATTGTAGTAAACCGGAATCTGTCCGCAATGTCTTGGAAGCGACACCGGCAGACAGCCGGAAGGAGAGATTTTTCCAAATAAAATTTCTGCAATCGCTTCTCCACCTTTTATCCCCGGATAAAAACTGCAAAGCAAGGCATCCGCCCCCTCAGAAATTTCTGTTAATGCATAGGGTCTTCCCTGTATACTTATGGCTATAACAGGCTTTCCAAGCAAGAACATTTCTTTTGCCAATTGAATCTGCAAGCCAGGAAGACTTAAATCGGAAGCATCTACACCTTCTCCGCAATCCATAGTGACTTTTTCCCCTGATTTCGCTGCACCATTGGAATCAAAAATAACTTTCCCAAACCGGCTGGAAGAACCCCCTAAAACCATAACGATGACATCGCTCTGTCTGGCAATCGAAACTGCTTCTGCAATTTCGTCTTCTTCCTTGTCCATTAAGCCACAGCCTTTTGCATAGACTACTTCAACATGATGTCCTGTTTCATAGCCGTATTCTTCAACCATCTTCTGTATTCCTTTTAACACCGTTACCCCATCCTCTTTTGAAACAGGAGGCGTATAATCCCCTAGTTGGTGGTATATTTCGTCACTGTTAGGACCGATAACAGCAAGTGTTTTAATTTCTTTGAAAGCAAGCGGCAAAAGTCCTGTTTTATTTTCCAGCAATACAACAGATTCTCTTGCAAGCTGAAGACTTTCTTTATAGGTATCATAATGATAGGTTGTGTAGTGACTACTCTCCTCTATATATGGCTTTTCAAAAAGTCCCCGTTCATATTTCATGGTAAGTACTCTCAATACAGCCCTATCCAGTTCCTTTTCCAAGGCAGGTTCACGTGCTATAGCCTGACTCAGTTTTCCAAAGGCATCATCCCATAATCCGATGTCAACACCGGAGCGTAACGCTAACGCACTAGAGGATACATTATCACCTGTCATACTATCTAACTGGTCTATCGCAACTCCGTCTGCCATAACAACACCTTGAAATCCCATTTCGTTTCTTAATATCTCCTTTAAGAGCATAGAATTTCCATGGCAGGGAACACCATCTATCTCATTATAAGCCGCCATAACTCCCTGCACGCCTTCCTCACAACAAGCCTTCATAGCCGGTAGATGAATTTCTCTAAGCTCCCGTTCTCCAATTCTGGCCGCACTTGCATTGATACCGCCCGTTCCTTCTCCCTGGGCGCAAAAATGCTTTGCTACAACAGCAACCTGCTCACTTTGAACTCCCCTTACTAACGCTTTTGCAAATTCTGCTGCCAGGTAAGGATCCTCACCATAACACTCTTCACTTCTTCCCCATCTAGGATCTCTTAGAATATCAAGTGCGGATATCAATGCCATGTCTACACCCATTTCTCTCATTTGCTTACCGCATACCCTATAAGCCTTCTCCACAAGAGAAGGATGAAAAGTTGCTCCCATTGCTAAATTAACCGGCAATAAATAACCGTGCAGTGCCTGGTGTCCGTGGGGACATTCAGAACTTAAAAGCATGGGGATGCCAAGCCTTGAATGTTCAATAACATAACGCTGTATCTGATTATATGCTTTCGTCGCTAACGGACCGTCAAGTCCGGTGCTATAATCTTTTTGTGACCAGGGATCAGCACGGTATAATCCGTACAAAACTCCCAACCCTCCAAATCTTCTTACTTCCTCCTTAAACTCCTCAGAAAGGACAATTTCATCCTCACCAGAATCCTGACCGGCTACTCGTTCATAAATCCGAAAACCGTAAAGCCTTTGGTTTACCTGACCAATTTTTTCATCCAGCGTCATTTGGGAGAGTAAGTATTCTGCTTTTTCTTGTACCAATAAATCATTGCTGCTTCCTGACTTCACATCCAATCCTTTCTTCGTATACCTTTCATCAGGTGATTCTTTGCCTTAATAAGTAATCTTATAGGTTTTTATTTCATACGGTTTAATGGTTATGTCAAAACCCGATGCAGTTCCTTCAACTTGGCCAATTACCTCTTCAATCAGATTGCATTCCTCAATCTTTTGAATTGCCTTTCCAGATAAGTTTACACGTAGGTTCGTAAGTGAATTTTCAAATTCATACATCCTGATTATCATACCGCTTTTATCTTCTGCTTCTTTAATGGTCTCCAAGTATACATTCCGTTTATCTACAGAAACCAAAGAGGTTTTATTGCCTTTAGTCCCCCCTCTAATCACAAATACCGGCTGATTCAGTTTCGCTGCTGCAAATACAGTACCGCCATCCTTAAAGCCTTCTATATGAGGATAAAGCGCATAGGTAAAGTAATGTTCCTCTTGATCTGTAACAGGATTTGGTTCTATTCCAGATTTTATTAAGGTAAGAGCCATGTCTCCATCCTTTACAGAATGACCATATTTACAGTCATTTAGAATACTTACTCCATAATGCCCTTCCGACAAATCGATCCATTTCTGTCCACAGGATTCAAATCTTGCCACATCCCAACTTGTGTTGCTATGTACTTTTCTGGTAATATTACCAAACTGAATATCAAAAGTAGCTTCGTCTGAGTGGATATTAACCGGAAAATGTACCTTCAATAAATGTTGCTTCTCTTTCCAATCCACATAGGTTTCAAAAATAATTCTTCTGTCTTCAGCATAAAAATGAATCTTTTGTTTTATTGTGGATTTACTTATCTTACGTTCTATTTCCAGCGTAGCACGAACAGCCCCTATCTCAGTCCATTGCATCCAAACCACTTCATCAGCAGGCCAAAATTTTTCAGTATAATAGATATCAATATCCCAATTGTCGTAATAAATTGGTTTATCCTCATACATACAAAATAAGTTGCTTTTTTTATCTATCTGTAAAACTTCCCGGTAATTTTCCTTATCATATATGGAGGTAAACAATCCTGCCTCATCCAATTGAATATTATAAAAAGGTGTTTCAATACCATTTTCCCGAATTGAGAAAGGGATTTCAGCCTCAGCATTGGATTTACCAAAAACCTTACTGCCTTTAGAGGGTAAACCTTCTACATATGCTATCGCTCCCTCTTTCGTCTGCTGTACCGGATAGATTTTTCCGGAATCATCCGTTATAGCGGCAGTATCCCAATCCCCTAAATTCACAACATCACTTCTTTCAAAGCCCAAGGTGTTAAAAACAGTGATACCCTCCCCTTCTTCTGTAAGTGCCTTTAAGCGCTCTGACAACAGCAATTGTCCCGCCTCTTCCAATTCTTCATATTCTTGTTTTGTTACATCGTAAACCTGTTTTATGGAAGTACCGGGTAAAATATCGTGAAACTGATTTAACAGAATCTTTTTCCACATGGAATCCATGGCTTCTGCCGGATAAGGTATGCCTTTGTCCTTAGCAAGATATGAGATTAGTTCCAAATCCATCATTAATAACTCACTCTTACGGTTTGAGCGTTTATTTCTTGCCATAGAGGTATAGGTTCCTCTATGATATTCGAAATAAAATTCACCCTCCCACACAGGAAACCTTTTATTATCTCTTACACGCTCTTCTAACTCCTTAAAATAGGTAGCCGCAAACTCCTGACGCACTTTTGGTATACCCTTAATTCCCTTTTCCATACGTTTTGAGATTTCCAGCATTTCTCTGGTAGGACCTCCGCCGCCATCACCGTAGCCAAAAGATATAAGAATATCATTATTGATTTCCTTGTTCTGATAACGCTTCCAGCCCCCCATTATTGCATCCGGATGCAGCATTCCGTTATAAGTTGTAAAAAAGTTTTCCGTACTCTGGCCAACTCCTAATGTTGTTATCAAGTGAGTAAATATTTCTGTACCATCAATTCCTCTCCAACGGAGAGTATCATAAGGCATTTTATTGAACTGATTCCAAGCAAGCTTCGTAGTCATAAAGTAATCAATACCGCATTTTTTCATAATTTGAGGCAGCGCACCGGAGTATCCGAATACATCCGGAAGCCATAAAATCCGGTTATCCACTCCAAACTCTTCTTTAAAAAAGCGTTTTCCATGCAAAAATTGACGTACCAGGGATTCTCCAGAAGTTAAATTGCAGTCTGCTTCCACCCACATACCACCTTCTGCTTCCCAGCGGCCTTCCTTTACCCGTTCCTTTAACTGACTGTAAAGTTCAGGATAACGTTCCTTTAGAAAATAATATAGCTGCGGCTGACTGGATATGAATTTATACTCCGGATATTCTTCCATAAATTTGAGAACAGTTGCAAAACTTCTGCCCACCTTTTCTCTGGTCTGCTCAACGGTCCACCACCACGCCACATCAATGTGGGTATGTCCGATACAGGTGGCAATAATATCCTCATAACCTGCCATATCCTGGTATAACGCTTTATTAATATAGTTTTCTGCACTCTTAATAGATTCATAAAATGCTTCTGAATACGTATCCCTTAAATCCAGATAGTTAATTGTACGATTTAAAACCGTTTCAATATCTCTTCTTACCTTATCATCTTTTTCCATACGGGTGAAAGCACTCAAGGGAACATACAAATCATAATAGAGTTTTTCAATAACCGGATCCACCTCAAGCATCTCAACAATTAAATGAAATTCCGAATGAAGTGTTCCTGTATAAGATTGAAGGTCCAGGCGGTAGGTTTCACCAGCCTTTGCAGCCTCTGTTAAAAAAACCCTCCTATGGTTCATATCAATACCCTGCGTTGCTTTTCCATTTACATATAGAAGAAACTGGGGATTTTTCCCATCGTCCCACTCCTCAATCTGGGTTCGGACATGTAACCATAATGGCTTGTGGTTCATAGTTTCAGGTACAGTAAAGTCAGCTCTGAACCAGTAATGTTCATCAGGCCCATACCAATGCATAGTCCTGCTGTCAAATTCTCTAAAAGACTCCTCATCCTTATCAGCATCGTCGGGGCGAATAAAATTTCCTTTCTTAAATTGCCAGTTCTGTATCGGGGTCTTTTGCACCACTGAAACCCTTTTTAATTCATCACAAATTACCTGAATTCGTTTATCGATATACTCCATAATCTCCTCCATTCCTGCACAAGTTTCTGCACCTAAAATATGTACTAAATATGGTACAGACATAACCTTTCATCCCTGCCCATTTTAAATATGGTTTTTATTGCTTTACATTTCTTAGGCATGCAAAGGATGCTTTTTAGTAAATTGTATCAGCTCATCTACAGTTGTAAAAGCAAGACCTGTTACCGTATCTGCGCATCCATAGTAAATGGCTATTCTTCCGGTATCACTGTCAGTCAGAGTAGCACAAGGAAATACAACATTTGGAACATCTCCCACACATTCATAATATTCGCTAGGAGCTAGTATGTAAGCCGCCGAACGGTGTTTTACAACCCACGGTTTATCTATATCCAGTATTGCACAACCCATTCGGTATACAAAACCATTACAGGTATTAATTACTCCATGATATATCAAAAGCCAGCCTTCATCCGTTTCAATCGGCACCGGGCCAGGACCTATTTTTTTAGACTGCCAAGCAGAAGCATCTCCACTGTAGGTTGACATTAC
The nucleotide sequence above comes from Anaerocolumna cellulosilytica. Encoded proteins:
- a CDS encoding beta-N-acetylhexosaminidase gives rise to the protein MYILPMPREMDIKEDQFILTYKSKIVIKTENSEKIFYYVKLLQRDLEKHLGYSLKLFRGVESNQDIIIGMNEELALEEYLLNINEHGVSIIGGSEKGILYGIQTLRQMVSQKGGVLPYCIIRDYPAILNRGVYHDITRGRVPSLESLKKLADKLSYYKINQLQLYVEHSYLFQDFSEIWRDDTPLTGEEILELDAYCARLGIELVPSLSTFGHLYKALRSKSYEHLCECPEEDQEEFSFFNRMAHHTLDVSNEESLAFSKKLIGEFLPLFRSKQFNICADETFDLGKGKSKPLADRVGIQEMYIAYVKKLCEYVLELGSRPMFWGDVIAGFPKAIKELPKEVICLNWGYSSEQSEMETKALYQAGAVQYVCPGVGGWNQFINLHENCYENIKRMCTYAHKYEALGVLNTDWGDFGHINHPEFSTPGIIYGASFSWNNRMLDFDEINRQISRLEYEDSSESFVGLTGEAAKQMYFDWREVVVYKEFGKTEFADQDRLAKAEEKNKSLQLIKSELYKKLICLDKEKRRLIKPYLVAMEGMAVWNEIGAFICCNDYKMSSSLDKTPAILAADLENWFMDFKEVWRTCSKESELYRLQDVINWYGDFLRDKKG
- a CDS encoding glycoside hydrolase family 3 N-terminal domain-containing protein, translating into MKSGSSNDLLVQEKAEYLLSQMTLDEKIGQVNQRLYGFRIYERVAGQDSGEDEIVLSEEFKEEVRRFGGLGVLYGLYRADPWSQKDYSTGLDGPLATKAYNQIQRYVIEHSRLGIPMLLSSECPHGHQALHGYLLPVNLAMGATFHPSLVEKAYRVCGKQMREMGVDMALISALDILRDPRWGRSEECYGEDPYLAAEFAKALVRGVQSEQVAVVAKHFCAQGEGTGGINASAARIGERELREIHLPAMKACCEEGVQGVMAAYNEIDGVPCHGNSMLLKEILRNEMGFQGVVMADGVAIDQLDSMTGDNVSSSALALRSGVDIGLWDDAFGKLSQAIAREPALEKELDRAVLRVLTMKYERGLFEKPYIEESSHYTTYHYDTYKESLQLARESVVLLENKTGLLPLAFKEIKTLAVIGPNSDEIYHQLGDYTPPVSKEDGVTVLKGIQKMVEEYGYETGHHVEVVYAKGCGLMDKEEDEIAEAVSIARQSDVIVMVLGGSSSRFGKVIFDSNGAAKSGEKVTMDCGEGVDASDLSLPGLQIQLAKEMFLLGKPVIAISIQGRPYALTEISEGADALLCSFYPGIKGGEAIAEILFGKISPSGCLPVSLPRHCGQIPVYYNYKSSYRAMDYYDVEKTPLYSFGYGKSYTNFSYHNIRVEGANEKKKAKAAPNKQFTFSKTGIEKQGIKIHVCATNTGKMDGYSVLQVYLRQMCSDTVRRVKELKAFKKIWIPAGMTKECTLELKAESFSCWNANMQFVMESSVFQLHLHDGEGLLHQEEITII
- a CDS encoding alpha-mannosidase; this translates as MSVPYLVHILGAETCAGMEEIMEYIDKRIQVICDELKRVSVVQKTPIQNWQFKKGNFIRPDDADKDEESFREFDSRTMHWYGPDEHYWFRADFTVPETMNHKPLWLHVRTQIEEWDDGKNPQFLLYVNGKATQGIDMNHRRVFLTEAAKAGETYRLDLQSYTGTLHSEFHLIVEMLEVDPVIEKLYYDLYVPLSAFTRMEKDDKVRRDIETVLNRTINYLDLRDTYSEAFYESIKSAENYINKALYQDMAGYEDIIATCIGHTHIDVAWWWTVEQTREKVGRSFATVLKFMEEYPEYKFISSQPQLYYFLKERYPELYSQLKERVKEGRWEAEGGMWVEADCNLTSGESLVRQFLHGKRFFKEEFGVDNRILWLPDVFGYSGALPQIMKKCGIDYFMTTKLAWNQFNKMPYDTLRWRGIDGTEIFTHLITTLGVGQSTENFFTTYNGMLHPDAIMGGWKRYQNKEINNDILISFGYGDGGGGPTREMLEISKRMEKGIKGIPKVRQEFAATYFKELEERVRDNKRFPVWEGEFYFEYHRGTYTSMARNKRSNRKSELLMMDLELISYLAKDKGIPYPAEAMDSMWKKILLNQFHDILPGTSIKQVYDVTKQEYEELEEAGQLLLSERLKALTEEGEGITVFNTLGFERSDVVNLGDWDTAAITDDSGKIYPVQQTKEGAIAYVEGLPSKGSKVFGKSNAEAEIPFSIRENGIETPFYNIQLDEAGLFTSIYDKENYREVLQIDKKSNLFCMYEDKPIYYDNWDIDIYYTEKFWPADEVVWMQWTEIGAVRATLEIERKISKSTIKQKIHFYAEDRRIIFETYVDWKEKQHLLKVHFPVNIHSDEATFDIQFGNITRKVHSNTSWDVARFESCGQKWIDLSEGHYGVSILNDCKYGHSVKDGDMALTLIKSGIEPNPVTDQEEHYFTYALYPHIEGFKDGGTVFAAAKLNQPVFVIRGGTKGNKTSLVSVDKRNVYLETIKEAEDKSGMIIRMYEFENSLTNLRVNLSGKAIQKIEECNLIEEVIGQVEGTASGFDITIKPYEIKTYKITY